A window from Chrysemys picta bellii isolate R12L10 chromosome 20, ASM1138683v2, whole genome shotgun sequence encodes these proteins:
- the LOC103307036 gene encoding uncharacterized protein LOC103307036 isoform X1: protein MLTRDAPYRPCCMMPPRLSIDSHPSLQACPCCHALLSNIGKGCPLVVCPECLMGLLLIYTNQVSGVQTSQLGWVVQSFSFKHSSSRVLVQVLDPGTPRTPCLPCSQRAGELYCFCWGCHMDWKDPSSQCLLQAVLYNAPEIRASGSSVHGCPLLRACPECHTLVSHTELGFPLVACLEYCMAFCYRCLKTAMAHCVQHSDPVHGGYGSPCYPVSLRQEP, encoded by the exons ATGCTGACTCGTGATGCCCCCTACAGGCCATGCTGCATGATGCCCCCAAGATTGTCCATCGACAGCCACCCCTCGCTGCAGGCCTGTCCCTGTTGCCACGCCCTCCTGAGCAACATTGGGAAAGGCTGCCCCCTGGTGGTATGCCCTGAAT gcttgatgggattactgctgatttataccaaccaggtctctggagtacaaacatcccagcttggatgggtcgttcagagcttcagtttcaagcacagttcctccagag TGCTCGTCCAGGTCCTGGACCCAGGGACCccacgcaccccctgcctgccctgctcccagcgggCCGGGGAGCTGTACTGCTTCTGTTGGGGCTGCCACATGGACTGGAAGGACCCCTCGTCCCAGTGCCTCCTACAGGCCGTGCTGTACAACGCCCCGGAGATCCGGGCCTCGGGATCGTCTGTCCATGGCTGCCCCTTGCTGCGGGCCTGTCCCGAGTGCCACACCCTGGTGAGCCACACTGAGCTAGGCTTTCCCCTGGTGGCATGCCTGGAGTACTGCATGGCGTTCTGCTACCGCTGCCTGAAGACGGCCATGGCACACTGTGTGCAGCACAGCGACCCTGTGCATGGTGGATATGGATCACCCTGCTACCCTGTCAGCCTGAGGCAGGAACCATGA
- the LOC103307036 gene encoding uncharacterized protein LOC103307036 isoform X2, translating into MLTRDAPYRPCCMMPPRLSIDSHPSLQACPCCHALLSNIGKGCPLVVSGVQTSQLGWVVQSFSFKHSSSRVLVQVLDPGTPRTPCLPCSQRAGELYCFCWGCHMDWKDPSSQCLLQAVLYNAPEIRASGSSVHGCPLLRACPECHTLVSHTELGFPLVACLEYCMAFCYRCLKTAMAHCVQHSDPVHGGYGSPCYPVSLRQEP; encoded by the exons ATGCTGACTCGTGATGCCCCCTACAGGCCATGCTGCATGATGCCCCCAAGATTGTCCATCGACAGCCACCCCTCGCTGCAGGCCTGTCCCTGTTGCCACGCCCTCCTGAGCAACATTGGGAAAGGCTGCCCCCTGGTG gtctctggagtacaaacatcccagcttggatgggtcgttcagagcttcagtttcaagcacagttcctccagag TGCTCGTCCAGGTCCTGGACCCAGGGACCccacgcaccccctgcctgccctgctcccagcgggCCGGGGAGCTGTACTGCTTCTGTTGGGGCTGCCACATGGACTGGAAGGACCCCTCGTCCCAGTGCCTCCTACAGGCCGTGCTGTACAACGCCCCGGAGATCCGGGCCTCGGGATCGTCTGTCCATGGCTGCCCCTTGCTGCGGGCCTGTCCCGAGTGCCACACCCTGGTGAGCCACACTGAGCTAGGCTTTCCCCTGGTGGCATGCCTGGAGTACTGCATGGCGTTCTGCTACCGCTGCCTGAAGACGGCCATGGCACACTGTGTGCAGCACAGCGACCCTGTGCATGGTGGATATGGATCACCCTGCTACCCTGTCAGCCTGAGGCAGGAACCATGA